A genomic region of Actinomycetota bacterium contains the following coding sequences:
- the pilO gene encoding type 4a pilus biogenesis protein PilO translates to MAISLKHRIMTVGIFAILLVVAFFLLAWLPQQNRKAQIRKQMEEERKKQETAKATLSRLKAAKEESAQIEAKLLSLSKRIPKEPELPSLIIELQDIATQAGIDFISIKPSVLSPKESFSEIPLSINITGGFFDVVDFLYRLEGLSREIKVNAVNISVKEYPELSVDISASAFTLIKAQQASEGGKSPTSKSGG, encoded by the coding sequence ATGGCCATTTCGCTTAAGCATAGGATAATGACAGTGGGCATATTCGCAATTCTTCTTGTGGTCGCATTCTTCCTTTTGGCCTGGCTACCTCAGCAGAACCGAAAAGCTCAAATTCGAAAGCAAATGGAGGAAGAGAGGAAAAAACAGGAGACAGCGAAGGCCACGCTTTCACGCCTTAAAGCCGCAAAGGAGGAATCGGCCCAAATTGAGGCAAAGCTGTTGAGCTTAAGCAAAAGAATTCCAAAGGAGCCCGAGCTCCCGTCCCTTATAATCGAGCTACAGGATATAGCCACCCAAGCGGGCATTGACTTTATTTCCATAAAGCCCTCTGTTCTCAGTCCGAAGGAGAGTTTTTCTGAAATACCTTTGAGCATTAACATTACTGGAGGATTCTTCGATGTGGTCGATTTTCTCTATCGACTTGAAGGACTTTCTCGGGAGATAAAAGTAAATGCGGTGAACATATCCGTAAAGGAGTACCCCGAGCTCTCCGTGGATATTTCCGCGAGCGCCTTCACACTCATCAAAGCCCAGCAAGCTAGTGAGGGCGGTAAATCTCCGACGAGTAAAAGTGGTGGATAG
- the pilM gene encoding type IV pilus assembly protein PilM codes for MGIFPFRILPPIGLDIGTNTFRAAQLKAAQGSPILIKYGKVKVPMGAVVEGEVVDVEAVSNSLFRLWKNAGFGDKRVIIGVANQKVVVRLIELPYMEKSELKGAIQYQAQEFIPIPIEEAILDFQVVGEFTTENNERMMEVLLVAGQKDMIRNNVAAVEGAGLKPVVIDVSSFALVRSLIGESPIIPEEGELEGTATALINISAGITNIVVVERGIPRFTRVTSLAGNDFTRAIADALNVSFDEAEDLKVEIGLPPLNKESKSKKVKSEMADKVPLVQEVLVKEINNFVTEVRRSFDYYLAQARQVKGIGRVILSGDGSKLEYLDRYLSQGLQVGVEFGHPLKGFQIDPKLPQEELMAEELSLAICLGLALRGFER; via the coding sequence TTGGGCATTTTTCCATTTAGAATCCTTCCACCAATAGGTCTTGATATTGGAACGAATACCTTCCGAGCAGCTCAGCTGAAGGCCGCGCAGGGTTCACCCATCCTTATTAAATATGGCAAGGTAAAGGTCCCTATGGGAGCCGTTGTAGAGGGTGAAGTGGTCGACGTCGAAGCCGTTTCAAACTCCTTATTTAGACTCTGGAAGAATGCAGGTTTTGGTGATAAAAGAGTGATAATCGGTGTAGCCAATCAGAAAGTTGTTGTCCGCCTCATCGAACTCCCTTACATGGAGAAATCTGAGCTCAAAGGGGCCATTCAGTATCAAGCTCAGGAATTCATTCCAATCCCCATTGAGGAGGCCATTCTCGATTTCCAGGTGGTGGGCGAATTCACTACGGAGAATAATGAGCGGATGATGGAAGTGCTCCTTGTAGCTGGGCAGAAGGACATGATCCGGAACAATGTCGCCGCCGTTGAGGGGGCTGGATTAAAACCAGTGGTAATCGATGTATCTTCCTTCGCCCTCGTGCGCTCGCTCATAGGTGAGTCACCCATCATTCCTGAGGAAGGGGAGTTGGAGGGAACAGCGACAGCTTTGATCAATATAAGTGCAGGAATCACCAATATCGTCGTTGTAGAGCGGGGAATACCGAGATTTACTCGGGTGACCTCTCTGGCGGGAAATGATTTCACCCGTGCCATAGCTGATGCCTTGAACGTATCCTTCGACGAAGCCGAGGATTTGAAAGTCGAAATCGGGCTACCTCCCTTGAATAAGGAGTCAAAATCCAAAAAGGTTAAGTCTGAGATGGCTGATAAAGTGCCACTGGTGCAAGAGGTTCTAGTGAAAGAAATAAATAATTTTGTGACCGAGGTCCGACGCTCTTTCGATTATTATCTCGCGCAAGCCAGGCAGGTCAAAGGCATTGGGAGAGTTATTTTAAGTGGAGACGGATCGAAACTAGAATACCTCGATCGTTATCTAAGTCAGGGCTTACAAGTGGGTGTGGAATTTGGTCATCCTCTGAAGGGATTTCAGATCGATCCCAAATTACCTCAAGAGGAGCTCATGGCTGAAGAACTTTCTCTTGCCATCTGTCTTGGTCTTGCTCTACGGGGGTTCGAAAGATGA
- a CDS encoding PilN domain-containing protein, giving the protein MTNINLLPPEILGKRRAERILVYSFVGIVVLVFILFFVYTINAWVIGQEERELSAIKIENQKLEEVIAEYEIYEKKKAEVEKWEGILKTAMEGEVSWSKLLNEISMVIPSDVWLTSFKGDMNAGINFQGYTFTHNSVAKWMVRLKEIKHLTEIWLNASEKTEVEEQEAIQFETTSQLKTAKPSVPAPPRNSGE; this is encoded by the coding sequence ATGACAAACATCAATTTATTACCTCCGGAAATCCTTGGAAAGAGGAGAGCTGAAAGAATCCTGGTTTACTCATTCGTGGGGATAGTGGTCCTCGTTTTTATCTTATTTTTTGTATATACCATTAATGCCTGGGTCATCGGTCAGGAGGAGCGAGAACTCTCCGCAATTAAGATCGAAAATCAAAAGTTAGAGGAGGTAATCGCGGAGTATGAAATTTATGAGAAGAAAAAGGCTGAGGTTGAAAAGTGGGAGGGAATCCTCAAGACCGCAATGGAAGGCGAGGTATCGTGGTCAAAACTACTCAATGAAATTAGTATGGTCATACCGAGCGATGTTTGGTTGACTTCTTTCAAGGGGGACATGAATGCTGGAATCAATTTCCAAGGTTACACCTTCACCCATAATTCGGTGGCAAAATGGATGGTCAGGTTGAAGGAAATTAAACATTTGACCGAGATTTGGCTCAATGCTTCGGAAAAAACAGAGGTAGAAGAGCAAGAAGCCATCCAATTTGAGACGACTTCTCAATTAAAAACGGCGAAGCCTTCCGTTCCTGCCCCGCCTAGGAATTCGGGAGAGTGA